A genome region from Buchnera aphidicola (Cinara splendens) includes the following:
- the rpmH gene encoding 50S ribosomal protein L34 has product MKRTFQPSNIKRNRTHGFRARMSSKSGRDILSHRRSKLRSVLCV; this is encoded by the coding sequence ATGAAACGTACTTTTCAACCTTCTAATATTAAACGTAATCGTACACATGGTTTTCGTGCTCGTATGTCATCTAAAAGTGGCCGAGATATTTTATCGCATAGACGTTCAAAATTGCGTTCAGTATTATGTGTATAA
- the rnpA gene encoding ribonuclease P protein component yields MSRFSLKKKSRLLLNVQFQTIYNKNYKIHTKNFLMFMYTNYLQFPRLGISISKKNVARSHDRNRIKRLVKESFRLVQHNLLLMDFIIIVKKNIHLLKNNKIFFFLKKLWSYKSKNNVLNINRL; encoded by the coding sequence ATGTCACGATTTTCTTTAAAAAAAAAATCACGTTTATTATTAAACGTTCAATTTCAAACAATTTATAATAAAAATTATAAAATTCATACAAAAAATTTTTTGATGTTTATGTATACAAATTATTTACAATTTCCTAGATTAGGAATTTCTATTTCTAAAAAAAATGTTGCACGGTCACATGATCGTAATCGAATTAAACGTCTTGTTAAAGAAAGTTTTCGATTAGTACAACATAATTTATTATTGATGGATTTTATAATAATTGTTAAAAAAAATATTCATTTATTAAAAAATAATAAAATATTTTTTTTTTTAAAAAAATTATGGTCTTACAAAAGCAAAAATAATGTCTTGAATATAAATAGATTATAA
- the yidC gene encoding membrane protein insertase YidC, whose amino-acid sequence MQRKFLTIWISHIYNQFVIFVNKVNSSITLIKLLSKIYHFQFYYLYKLFSNAWLSTIVKNVVLFFSKNLQFITKYAKLNIISYPIFRLLVFFYGFFHNWGITIIFVTILVKIIMYPLTRLQYVSTLHMKALQPEIQKIKNQFCNDSRVINKKILSLYKFKKINPFFSFLSIMLQIPIFLSFYYVLVSSVELKNAPFIFWITDLSSYDPYYVLPICVILSILLTQYHELSYNNIIKKKNFLCIMPFLCTFFLFWLPSGLILYYITSNLMTFLQQWIIRRNFFKNNKYN is encoded by the coding sequence ATGCAAAGAAAATTTTTAACAATTTGGATTTCTCATATTTATAATCAATTTGTCATTTTTGTAAATAAAGTTAATAGTAGTATTACATTAATTAAATTATTGTCAAAAATATATCATTTTCAATTTTATTATCTTTATAAATTGTTTAGTAATGCGTGGTTAAGCACTATAGTAAAAAATGTTGTGTTATTTTTTTCAAAAAATTTGCAATTTATAACAAAATACGCAAAATTAAATATAATTTCCTACCCTATTTTCAGGTTGTTGGTCTTTTTTTATGGGTTTTTTCATAATTGGGGTATAACTATTATTTTTGTAACTATTTTAGTAAAGATAATTATGTATCCGTTAACTAGATTACAATATGTATCTACGTTACATATGAAAGCTTTACAACCAGAAATACAGAAAATAAAAAATCAATTTTGTAATGATTCAAGAGTAATAAATAAAAAAATTTTATCTTTATATAAATTTAAGAAAATTAATCCTTTTTTTAGTTTTTTATCTATAATGTTACAAATACCTATATTTTTATCATTTTACTATGTATTAGTTTCTTCAGTAGAATTAAAGAACGCGCCTTTTATTTTTTGGATTACAGATTTATCTAGTTACGATCCGTATTATGTATTACCGATTTGTGTGATTTTGAGTATTTTATTAACTCAATATCATGAATTAAGTTATAATAATATTATCAAAAAGAAAAATTTTTTATGTATCATGCCATTTTTATGTACTTTTTTTTTATTTTGGCTTCCATCTGGTTTGATCTTGTATTATATAACGAGTAATTTAATGACTTTTTTGCAGCAATGGATTATACGTAGAAATTTTTTTAAAAATAATAAATATAATTAA
- the mnmE gene encoding tRNA uridine-5-carboxymethylaminomethyl(34) synthesis GTPase MnmE produces MIFNETIVAPATAFGRSGIGIIRISGSSVLKIMKKFLNISMKERFAHNVSFLDFQGNIIDHGIALFFPAPKSFTGEDILEFQGHGNPFLLDIIIENIVRMNDVRLARPGEFSERAFLNKKIDLIQAEAISDLINAQSRLSIQASLLSLSGSFSKKICLIIDLLKVFYSQIEAIINFPDEMDAPCDRLDFMPNLTKIIVLLQKLTDTARKSHALQKSIKIVIAGLPNVGKSSLFNYLSDQQISIVTDIPGTTRDLMCKEVWSNGICYELIDTAGLRKSQDVIENIGIQLAEKSICSCDHIFFVLDTLHNQKENNKIILKSIKNLRINQTITFIFNKIDLTEQKPRLETIYQKFQCIYLSVKKKLGLNKLKKVINTILHTNNNVESVFLARRRHVLELEKSLKYLMQGKKDWYRSNNIELLSENIRLSMNCLLGITGHFSNDDLLNKIFSDFCIGK; encoded by the coding sequence ATGATATTTAATGAAACTATTGTAGCTCCAGCTACGGCTTTTGGTCGATCAGGTATTGGAATTATAAGAATTTCTGGTTCTTCTGTTTTAAAAATAATGAAAAAATTTTTAAATATCTCCATGAAAGAACGTTTTGCACATAACGTATCGTTTTTAGATTTTCAAGGAAATATTATTGATCATGGCATTGCATTGTTTTTTCCTGCCCCTAAGTCATTTACTGGAGAGGATATTTTAGAGTTTCAAGGTCATGGAAATCCATTTTTATTAGATATAATTATAGAAAATATAGTACGTATGAATGACGTTCGCTTAGCACGTCCGGGTGAATTTTCGGAAAGAGCTTTTTTAAATAAAAAAATAGATTTAATTCAAGCTGAAGCAATTAGTGATTTAATTAATGCACAATCTAGATTATCAATACAAGCTTCTTTACTTTCTTTATCTGGTAGCTTCTCAAAAAAAATATGTTTAATTATTGACTTATTAAAAGTTTTTTATTCGCAAATAGAAGCTATTATTAATTTTCCCGATGAGATGGATGCTCCTTGTGATCGCTTAGATTTCATGCCTAATTTGACTAAAATTATTGTATTATTACAAAAGCTGACAGATACAGCGCGAAAAAGTCATGCTTTACAAAAAAGTATAAAGATTGTAATTGCTGGACTACCTAATGTAGGTAAATCTAGTTTATTTAATTATTTATCTGATCAACAAATTTCTATTGTTACGGATATTCCGGGTACTACACGTGATTTAATGTGCAAAGAGGTATGGTCAAATGGTATATGTTATGAACTTATAGATACTGCAGGTTTACGTAAAAGTCAAGATGTTATTGAAAATATAGGTATCCAGTTAGCAGAAAAAAGTATTTGTAGCTGTGATCATATTTTTTTTGTTTTGGATACTTTGCATAATCAGAAAGAAAATAACAAAATTATATTAAAGAGTATTAAAAATTTACGTATTAATCAAACTATTACATTTATTTTCAATAAAATAGATCTTACTGAACAAAAACCACGTTTAGAAACTATATATCAGAAGTTTCAATGTATTTATCTTTCAGTTAAAAAAAAATTAGGGTTAAATAAATTAAAAAAAGTAATTAATACAATTTTACATACTAACAATAATGTTGAAAGTGTTTTCTTGGCAAGACGTAGACATGTTTTGGAGTTAGAAAAATCGTTAAAATATTTAATGCAAGGAAAAAAAGATTGGTATAGAAGTAATAATATTGAATTATTGTCAGAAAATATACGTTTGTCGATGAATTGTTTGTTGGGGATTACAGGTCATTTTAGTAATGATGATTTATTAAATAAAATTTTTTCTGATTTTTGTATTGGAAAATAA
- a CDS encoding co-chaperone GroES, which produces MKLRPLHDRVIVKRNEAESKSAGGIVLTGSAAGKSTRGVVLSVGKGRILDSGIIKKLDVKIGDVVIFNEGYGAKTETIDNEEILILTESDILAIVEE; this is translated from the coding sequence ATGAAGCTTCGTCCATTGCATGACAGAGTAATTGTTAAACGTAATGAAGCTGAATCAAAATCTGCTGGTGGTATTGTTTTAACTGGATCTGCAGCTGGAAAATCTACTCGAGGAGTAGTTTTATCAGTAGGTAAAGGTCGAATTTTAGATAGTGGAATTATTAAAAAATTAGATGTAAAAATCGGTGATGTTGTTATATTTAATGAAGGTTATGGTGCAAAAACTGAAACTATTGATAATGAAGAAATATTAATTCTGACTGAAAGTGATATTTTAGCAATTGTAGAAGAATAA
- the groL gene encoding chaperonin GroEL (60 kDa chaperone family; promotes refolding of misfolded polypeptides especially under stressful conditions; forms two stacked rings of heptamers to form a barrel-shaped 14mer; ends can be capped by GroES; misfolded proteins enter the barrel where they are refolded when GroES binds), producing the protein MAAKDVKFGNEARIKMLRGVNVLADAVKVTLGPKGRNVVLDKSFGPPSITKDGVSVAREIELEDKFENMGAQMVKEVASKANDAAGDGTTTATLLAQSIVNEGLKAVAAGMNPMDLKRGIDKAVIHAVDELKKISVPCSDSKAITQVGTISANADEKVGSLIAEAMEKVGNDGVITVEEGTGLQNELEVVKGMQFDRGYLSPYFINKPDTGLVELDNPYILMADKKISNIRELLPILESVAKSSKPLLIIAEDLEGEALATLVVNSMRGIVKVSAVKAPGFGDRRKAMLQDISILTGGSVISEELAMELEKSSLEDLGQAKRVVISKDATTIIDGNGDKNSIKDRIHQIRQEIHEATSDYDKEKLNERLAKLSGGVAVLKVGAATEVEMKEKKARVEDALHATRAAVEEGVVPGGGVALVRVAEKISRINGQNEDQNVGIRVALRAMEAPLRQIVANSGEEPSVVTNNVKDGRGNYGYNAATDEYGDMIIFGILDPTKVTRSALQYAASVAGLMITTECMVTDLPKDEKSSSDLSTPPGGGMGGGMGGMM; encoded by the coding sequence ATGGCAGCAAAAGACGTAAAATTTGGTAATGAAGCTCGAATTAAAATGCTTCGAGGTGTTAATGTTTTAGCTGATGCAGTAAAAGTTACACTAGGTCCTAAAGGTAGAAATGTTGTATTGGATAAATCTTTTGGTCCACCAAGTATAACTAAAGATGGTGTATCTGTAGCACGAGAAATTGAATTAGAAGATAAGTTTGAAAATATGGGTGCTCAGATGGTTAAAGAAGTTGCTTCTAAAGCAAATGATGCAGCTGGTGATGGAACTACTACTGCAACTTTATTAGCTCAGTCTATAGTAAATGAAGGTTTAAAAGCAGTAGCTGCAGGAATGAATCCTATGGATTTAAAACGAGGTATTGATAAAGCAGTAATTCATGCTGTTGATGAATTAAAAAAAATATCAGTTCCGTGTTCTGATTCAAAAGCGATTACACAAGTAGGTACTATATCTGCTAATGCAGATGAAAAAGTTGGTAGTTTAATTGCTGAAGCTATGGAAAAAGTTGGGAATGATGGAGTAATTACTGTTGAAGAAGGTACCGGTTTACAAAATGAGTTAGAAGTAGTAAAAGGTATGCAATTTGATAGAGGATACTTGTCCCCTTATTTTATTAATAAACCCGATACTGGGTTGGTAGAATTAGATAATCCATATATTTTAATGGCAGATAAAAAAATTTCTAATATTCGTGAGTTATTACCGATTCTAGAATCAGTAGCTAAATCTAGTAAACCATTATTAATTATTGCAGAGGATTTAGAAGGAGAAGCTTTAGCAACTTTAGTAGTAAATTCTATGAGAGGAATTGTTAAGGTTTCTGCAGTTAAAGCGCCTGGTTTTGGTGATCGTAGAAAAGCAATGTTACAAGATATTTCTATTCTTACAGGAGGTTCGGTTATATCAGAAGAATTAGCTATGGAATTAGAAAAATCTTCTTTAGAAGATCTCGGTCAAGCAAAACGTGTAGTAATTAGTAAAGATGCAACTACTATAATTGATGGTAATGGTGACAAAAATAGTATTAAAGATCGTATTCATCAAATTCGACAAGAAATACATGAAGCTACCTCTGATTATGATAAAGAAAAATTAAATGAACGTTTAGCAAAATTGTCTGGTGGTGTAGCGGTATTAAAAGTTGGTGCTGCAACTGAAGTAGAAATGAAAGAGAAAAAAGCTCGTGTAGAGGATGCTTTACATGCAACTCGAGCAGCAGTAGAAGAAGGAGTAGTACCTGGAGGAGGTGTTGCTTTAGTAAGAGTAGCAGAAAAAATTTCTCGTATTAATGGTCAAAATGAAGATCAAAATGTAGGGATACGAGTTGCTTTGCGCGCTATGGAAGCTCCTTTACGTCAAATTGTTGCGAATTCTGGTGAAGAACCGTCAGTTGTAACTAATAATGTAAAAGATGGACGTGGTAATTATGGTTATAATGCAGCGACTGATGAGTATGGTGATATGATAATATTCGGTATTTTAGATCCTACAAAAGTTACTAGATCTGCATTACAATATGCAGCTTCAGTTGCTGGATTAATGATTACTACAGAATGTATGGTTACAGATCTTCCTAAAGATGAAAAATCTTCGTCTGATTTAAGTACTCCACCAGGTGGTGGTATGGGCGGCGGTATGGGCGGTATGATGTAG
- the efp gene encoding elongation factor P encodes MTTYSGTSLKSGLKILIKNQPYEIQYSEFIKPGKGQAFVRIKLRQLLTGKIFSKTVKATDVFYSTDITEITAIYLYNNGFIWVFMNKKNFEHVHVLKKFLYGCEKWLINSSSCKIILWNNSPISVHTNTFINLKVQDIDITVKGDTMNSTSKLVFVETGASIRVPLFIKKGDFIKIDTRLGKYISRINH; translated from the coding sequence ATGACAACTTATAGCGGTACTTCTTTAAAGTCGGGTTTAAAAATTTTAATAAAAAATCAACCATATGAAATTCAATATAGTGAATTTATAAAACCAGGAAAAGGACAAGCATTTGTTAGAATTAAATTAAGACAATTATTGACTGGAAAGATATTTAGTAAAACTGTTAAAGCAACAGATGTTTTTTATTCTACTGATATTACAGAAATTACTGCAATTTATTTATATAATAATGGATTTATTTGGGTATTTATGAACAAGAAAAATTTTGAACACGTCCATGTTTTAAAAAAGTTTTTATATGGGTGTGAAAAATGGTTAATAAATTCTTCTAGTTGTAAAATTATTTTATGGAATAATTCTCCTATTTCTGTTCATACCAATACATTTATAAATTTAAAAGTTCAAGATATTGATATTACAGTAAAAGGAGATACTATGAATTCTACTAGCAAATTAGTTTTTGTAGAAACAGGCGCTTCTATTCGTGTTCCTTTATTTATTAAAAAAGGTGATTTTATTAAAATAGATACTCGTCTTGGAAAATATATATCTCGTATAAATCATTAA
- the dnaC gene encoding DNA replication protein DnaC encodes MNNFLKKLKKIMPSYIEPKFFNDKELLSWNQEQGKKYSESVIQKNKATKIQRILGRSGIRELYKNCSFENYKINHEGHKTVLCAARRYAENFKNSISSFIFSGRPGTGKNHLASAIGNYLILRGNNILIITVADLMSTLKSTFNQTSSKITEEKLLHNFSTVDLLIIDEIGMQIESRYEKMIINQIIDRRSSSQKPTGILSNLNHKKLNSLLGERVLDRMSLGNSLWLTFEWESYRKNVQINQH; translated from the coding sequence ATGAATAATTTTTTAAAAAAACTAAAAAAAATCATGCCTTCCTATATAGAACCAAAATTTTTTAATGATAAGGAGTTATTATCTTGGAACCAAGAACAAGGAAAAAAATATTCTGAATCTGTTATTCAAAAAAATAAAGCTACAAAAATACAAAGAATTTTAGGTCGATCTGGAATACGAGAATTATATAAAAATTGTTCTTTCGAAAACTATAAAATAAATCATGAAGGACATAAAACAGTTCTGTGTGCTGCCCGAAGATATGCTGAAAATTTTAAAAATAGTATTTCTAGTTTTATATTTTCAGGTCGACCTGGAACAGGAAAAAATCATTTAGCTTCAGCTATTGGAAATTATTTAATTTTACGAGGAAATAATATATTAATCATCACAGTTGCAGATCTTATGTCAACCCTTAAAAGTACTTTTAATCAGACGTCTTCAAAGATAACTGAAGAAAAATTATTGCATAACTTTAGCACAGTAGACTTACTTATAATCGATGAAATTGGAATGCAAATAGAATCTAGATATGAAAAAATGATTATTAACCAGATTATAGATAGAAGATCATCTTCTCAAAAACCTACTGGTATTTTGTCTAATTTAAACCATAAAAAATTAAATAGTCTATTGGGGGAAAGAGTTCTCGATAGAATGAGTTTAGGAAATAGTTTATGGTTAACATTTGAATGGGAGAGTTATAGAAAAAATGTACAAATAAACCAACATTAA